A segment of the Flavobacterium azooxidireducens genome:
CTTTTAATCTTTCGGTGTTGATAATTTCCTCGTTATAGGTAATTACATCAATATCAATTATTCTCGGCAGATAGCCTTCTTCGTTATTTCGAACTCTTCCTAATTTGGTTTCGAGTTGTAACACTTCGTCTAAAATTTGTTCTGCTCCTTTTGACGTTTGCAAAACCAAAGCACAATTATAGAACGGTTCGCTATCAAAACCCCACGAAGGTGTTTCATATAACGAAGAAACCTTGACTACTGTAGCAATGGTTTTATGAATTGAAATGATAGCCAACTGGATGTTTTCCAAACGGTTACCTAAATTGCTTCCTAACGATAAAATAACTTGGCTTTGATTATTCATGGTAGAGCAAAATAACTAAAACTATTTCAGAAATAAAGTATCTTTGCCAATCCTGTTAATAAGTTTCTGTAATTATGAATTTCTTTCAACACAACCTGTAACATAATGCAATGAAAGACTACTAATTAGGAAACAATATTCAATTAAATAAGTATAAAATGAAATTTTTAGGAAATGTATTAGCCACCATCATAGGATTATTTGTATTCTTTATGATATTATTTTTTGGTATAATGATTGTTGGAGCAATTGCCGGCAGCGGTTCTGATGTTGCAAAAGTAGAATCTAATTCCGTTTTGGTTTTAGATATGGAAAATGTATCGTTAGATTATACCGGAAAATTTACCGATCCTTGGGTAACTATTTTAAATGAAGAAGCCTCAGTTGGTTTAATTGATGTGTTAAACGCTGTTGATAACGCCAAAACCGATGATAAAATCAAAGGAATTTCTATCTTAAACAGCAAAAGCAGTTTAGGATTAGCTCAATCGAAAGCGTTGAGAGACAAATTGATTGACTTTAAAAAAACAGGAAAATTTATTGTTTCCTATGCAGATTATTTTACGCAAGGTGAATACTACATTAATTCTGTTGCTGATACGATTTATATGAATCCTGTGGGTGAAATGGACTTTAAAGGTCTTGCTTCTGAAATCATGTTTTTCAAAGACATTCAGGAAAAAACCGGCGTAAAAATGGAAGTAATTCGTCATGGAAAATACAAAAGTGCAGTTGAACCGTTTTTGGAAAACGAAATGAGTGACGCCAACAGAGAACAAATTTCGGCTTTATTGAACTCGGCTTGGAGTTCAATTGTAAGTGATATTTCTAAAAGCAGAAATATTTCGGTAGATTCATTAAACAGTATTGCAAATAAACTATCGGCTAGAACTCCTGAAATGGCTAAATCTAAAAAACTAATTGACAAAATTGGTTATGAAGATCAGTACCACGACGGAATTAAAAAAGCCTTGAAAGTAAAAAAAGACGAAGACTACAAAAGCATAGCTATTATGGATTATGCTAAAAACGTTTCGAAAACCCCTCAAAACGTAGATTCTAAAGACAAAATCGCCATTATTTATGCTCAAGGTGAAATCATGGGTGGCGATGGCGATGTGAATGTGATTGGCGAAGGTGCTATGAGAACTTCATTGCAAGAAGCCAGAAAAGATGAAAAAGTGAAAGCCATTGTGATTCGTGTTGACAGTCCGGGTGGTAGTGCTTTGACATCGGAATTAATTTGGAGAGAAATTGAATTAACCAAAAAAGTAAAACCGGTTGTGGTTTCTATGGGTAATTTAGCTGCTTCGGGTGGTTATTATATTGCTTGTAATGCCGATAAAATTATTGCAGAACCCAACACAATTACCGGTTCGATTGGTGTGTTTGGTGTATTGCCGAATATGACCGAATTGTCTAAAAAAATCGGAATTAGCACCTCGCAAGTAAAAACCCACGATCATGCTATTGGCTACAGCCCATTTAAACCGATTGATGAAAAGTTTAAAGAAATAACGACAGAATCTGTAGAAAACATTTATACTATTTTCGTAAACCGCGTTGCTACCGGAAGAAAAATGACTTTTGAACAAGTAGATGCCATTGCCCAAGGAAGAGTTTGGACCGGAACTGAAGCATTGCAAAATGGTTTGGTTGACAAATTAGGTGGTTTAGATATAGCATTAAGCGAAGCTGCTACGTTGGCAAAAATAAAAAAATATAAAACCGAAAACTATCCCGAATTTGACAAGTCGTTTATGCAATTTTTAAGTGACAAAAATGGCATTCCGTTTATGAAATCGAAAGAAGCTATGATTAAGGAAGAAATTGGCGAAGAAGCTTATCAAACACTACAACAAGTAAAAAGAACAACGGCTCGAACCGGCATTCAAACGCTGATGCCTTTTGAGTTAAAAATTAAATAATTATAGAAACCTGACAGCAACTAAAAACTGTCAGGTTTTTTTAATTTAGTTAACAACTGTTTCCTTTCTAATTTATTATTTTTGTTAAAAAAAGATTTGGAAACAAAAGACAAGTTGTTTGCCTATAAAATTTATTTCACGCTGGGAGCCATGTTCATTGCTTCGTTGGTGGTGTCGAATTTAATTTTTCAGAAATTTTTTTATTGGGATTTTTTCGGTCTTTATCGGTTTGAGATTTCGGTGGGAATTTTGCCCTACCCGATTACTTTTTTAATTACTGATATAATCTCGGAAGTTTACGGGAAGAAAAAGGCCAATCAAGTGGTGACCACGGGAATTTTTGCCTCAGTGTTTTCGTTGTTGATAATTTATGTGGCGAATGCTGCTCCTGCGATAGAAAATTCTCCGGTTGATGATGTTTTGTTTTCTAAAGTTTTTGGACAAACTGCTCTTGCTGTGCTAGCCTCGATGATTGCTTATTTGGCGGCACAATACATCGATATTTATATTTTTCACTTTTGGAAAAAAGTAACCAAAGGAAAAATGCTTTGGGTGCGAAATAACTTTTCTACTTTTACATCACAATTTGTTGATACATTTGCGGTATTATTTTTGCTATGTAGTTTTAAAATATTGAGTTGGGATTTGTTTCCCGGATTATTACTGAGCGGTTTTTTGTTTAAAGTGCTGATAGCCATTCTAGACACACCCGTTTTGTATGTTGCGGTGTATTATTTTCAAAAGCGATTTAACCTTGCTCGTGGCGAAGAGCTAAGTTTGGAATAACCGCTGAAAACGAAAATGGAAACCCGCCTAGCCCTGACCGACTGGTTAGCTCTCGTTTTTTTAAACGAGACTAGAAAGGAGGGCAGGAATTACGGAACCAAACACAACTATAGATTCGCTCCATATAAATAAATGTAAAATTATGATTAAGAAAATTTTAAAAGGTTTAGGTATTTTTTTGTTGGTAGTCATTATTGCTTTGGCTGCTGCACCGTTTTTGTTTAAAGACAAAATCAAGCAATTAGTGTTGAAATCGATTAACGAAAATGTGGATGCCAATGTGGCGTTTGAAAATGTGAGTTTGAGTTTGTTTAAGAGTTTTCCGCGTGCCAATGTAACGATTGACAAATTGAGCATTATTAATAAAGCTCCGTTTGAAGGCGATACGCTGTTTTATTCAGGTGAATTGAACCTGAAAATGTCGGTGAAAGAATTGTTTAAATCGGATGGAGAAGCGATGGAATTGGAATCGTTTTCGAGTGTGGATGGCATTGTGAACATCATTTTTAACAAAGACGGAATTGGCAATTTTGATATTGCTATGAAAGATGATCAAGAAGAAAAACCTTCGGACAGCAAGCCTTTTGCGATGAATATTCAGAGTTATTCGATTGAAAATTTGAAATTTACTTTTTTGGATGAAAGTTCAAAAATCAAGATGGTTGTTGATAAAATTAATCACACCGGAACCGGAAATTTTGCAGCATCTAAATTGGATTTAGATACTGAAACCAACGCCATGATGAGTTTGGATATGGACAAAACCAATTATATGAAAGACGTTTCTTTAACGTTGGATGCCGTGTTGGGAATTGATTTGGAAAACAGCAAATATGAGTTTAAAGACAATGAAGCATTGATTAACAAATTGCCTTTAAAATTTACAGGTTTTATTCAATTGGTTGAAGCCGGACAACAATATGACTTAACGTTTAACACCCCAACCTCATCGTTTAAAAACTTTTTAGGATTGGTTCCGTCGGCATATAAAGGTGATTTAGATAAAATTCAAACTACGGGAGATTTTAAAGTTTCGGGTTTTGCAAAAGGATTGTATTCTGAGACAACGATTCCGAAGTTTAATTTGGAAATTGCATCTAACAATGCATCATTTAAGTTTCCTGACTTACCTAAAAAAGTGGAAAACATCGTTATTGATACAAAAATTAAAAACGAAACCGGCTTGATGAACGACACGTATGTGAACATCGATAATTTGTCGTTTAAGATTGATCAAGATGTTTTTAATGCGAAGGCAAATATTAGAAATGTTTCAGAAAACCCGTTGGTTGATGCGGCTTTGAAAGGAACAATTAATTTAGGAAACCTCAGCAAAGCCTATCCAATTAAGTTAGACACGCCGCTTTCAGGAATTTTAAAAGCAGATGTAACAACAAAATTTGATATGCAATCGGTGGAAAAAGAGCAATACCAAAACATTCAAAATGCAGGATTGGTAAGTGTTACCGGATTTAAATATACCGATGAAAACGGAAAAGGAATGAACATTAGCGAAGCGATTGTTCAGTTTAATCCAAGTACGTTGAACCTACAGAAATTTGCGGCACAAACCGGAAAAAGCGACATTAATGTTAATGGTATTTTAGAAAATTTCTATGGTTATTTATTTAACGATCAGAATTTGAAAGGAAATTTCAACATGAGTTCTAATCAATTGGCTGTGAATGATTTTATGACAACAGAAGAACCAACCAAAGAAGGTCAGAAACCAAGCGAAGCCATGAAGATTCCTGCTTTTTTAGATGTTACGTTAAACGCAAAAGCCAACACTGTTTTGTATGATAATTTAACGTTGAAAGATGTTTCAGGAAAGTTAATTGTGAAAGATGAACGAGTTACCTTAGAAAATGTGAAAACAAACATTTTTGGTGGTATGATTGGTGTAAACGGAAATGTTTCCACCAAAACAAAAGTGCCAACATTTGCGATGAATTTGGATTTAAGTTCAGTAAACATTAGTGAAACATTTACGCAATTGGATATGATGAAAAGCATTGCTCCGATTGCTAATATCATCAATGGAAAATTGAATTCTACTATTAAACTTTCAGGTAATTTGGATGCGAAAGAAATGACACCGGATTTAAAATCTTTAACAGGAGATTTGGTTGGGCAGTTACTTTCTACAACGGTGAATGCTTCCAACTCAACTTTGCTTAGTGCTTTGGACAATCAAGTGAATTTTATTGATTTGAAAAAAGTAAATTTGAATGATTTAAAAACAAGTTTATCCTTTGAAAACGGAAAAGTAAACGTGAAACCGTTTGACATCAAATACCAAGACATCACTTTAAATGTGGGTGGTTCACACGGTTTTGATCAAGCAATGAATTATAATGTAAAATTTGATGTACCGGCTAAATATTTGGGAACAGAAATTAATAGTTTAATTGCAAAATTATCTCCGGCCGATGCTGCTAAAGTAGAATCAATTCCGATTACGGCATTGCTTACCGGTAATTTTTCTAATCCAAAAATAAGTACTGATACCAAACAAGCCACAACAAAATTAGTGAATCAATTAGTGGATTATCAGAAACAAAAACTTATAAACCAAGGAACTTCTGCTTTGGGCAATTTGTTAAACCAAAACAAAGACCCGAAAGACACTACAAAAACCACAACTCCGGCAACCAAAGAAGAGGTGAAAACCAAAACTGAAGAAGCTGTGAAAGATAAAGTGAAAGAAGGTTTAAACAGTTTATTTAATAAAAAGAAAAAAGAGTAAAAAAAGAATAAAAAAGCAACCCCAAATTGAAACGTGCAATTTGGGGTTCTTTTTAAACTAAATAACTAACTCTACTATTCTGTTTGTAAACTCACAAACAATTTAATTTCTTCATTTATTTTTATCATACCTCCTATTTTTTTTGGAGGAGTGAGATTGAAATCGCTGAACTGTAATGTTATATTTCCAATCAATTGATTTCTATCATACTTCAAAGGGAGATTTTTATATATTTTTTGTTTTCCAACCAAGTTCAATGTTAAATCGCAACTGTAATTTTCATTATTCTTTCTAAAATTTGATAACTCAATTGTTACGTTAGGAAATTCTTTTTCTTTTAATGTTTTTCTAAAATCATTGTTTAGAATAAAATTACCACATCCAAAACTTTTGACCGGAACACTGTGTGAGATTTTCTTCGTTCTTTTGGGTTGATTAAAAAACAGCGTGTCTTTAGCATTCATATCGTAGTTACATTCAAAACCTCCAATTGAAGTAGTACCTTGAACAGTGAACTGTTTTGTACTGACCAACAGATAATCTTTAGGTGTTGAAAACAGTGCTGCTGTTACAACTAATATGAGACCAAAAACACGCATATTGTTTGTTTTAGAATGCAATTACTGCCTCGGCAACAAATCCACTAAACTTTCCTTCGTTTAAGATATTTGTTTTAGCATAACCATCATACTTTTGATTAACATATTCAAATTTAACCAAAATGTTTTTTGTCATAAACCAACCGCCACCAATATTGAAACGAGTCACGTCTACATCTTCGCTGGCTGCAGTTTCTCCAGTTACGTTGTTGTAACGACCGGCCACATAAAGGTTTTCATTTTTACCGAAACGGTAGATTAACTCTGCTCCAAGTTGAGTAAAATCTCTTTCATCTACTTCTGCTCTTGTTTTTCCGCTTACTTTTTCAACCATACCAAAGAACTCTAATCCTTTGTATTTCACAAATGGATTAATCATAATTGCTGTTAACTCATTTGTAAAACCAGGAGTAATTAAACCTGAAGAGTAATTTGCAGAAGATGTAGCCAATGTGTTTTCCATTACAAAGTAATATCTAGATCCTGCACGGTCACCTCCGTAAAGGTATGTTCTTGCAGATTGAGCAGTGTTATACAAAGATCCTGTTAATCTGAATCGTAAATCGGTGTTCAATTGTTTATCATAACCTATTTTTGCCATTACAGATGGACTTGTTACGCCGGGAGCATTGGTTGTTTGGTTTAATTTACCGTTTGTGGCACCAACCATTCCAATCCAGCCGTTTTTGCGGTAGTATAGTTCTGCACCAACTTCTGTTGTAAAAGCATCCATGATATAGTTACCCACAAATGGATTATAAATCGCTAAGGCATTGTCTGATCTTCTAAAATGAGCATCACCATAATTGTTTTCCATGTGACCAATTTTGATGGTAAGATTTTTCATTGTTTCTGCCATAAATCCTTTGCTGATAAAGTCTAATTTATCAATTTGAATATATCCACCTTTTACATAAGGTTCCGGGTGGTGACGAGAAGAAAGATAGGTTCTTAAGTGAAGGTTTACACCATCATACAAAGCCACATCAATATCTAAATTGGCTGTTGCTAAGTTAAAGTTGTTACCCAAGTTTACTAATTGATTGGTGTTAACATTATTTGCATTTAAAACTACATCGGCATTATTTTCATGATCTAATGCTTGGTATTGCAAAGCAAATGCTCCGCCAATTCTTACTTTCACGTTTTCAAACGTAGATGTTGTGTCTTTTGGAGCCTCAAACATGGATAATCCAGTTTTATCATAAGGCCGCCAATTGTCTAATTGATACTGTTGTTTTTGTGCTATAGCTAATGTACTTATCAATACAAGAGCAAGTGTAAATAGATTTCTCATTTTTTAATTAATTAGAGGTTGAATTTAGATTTATTTGAATTTTAGTGTAAAACTTATTTTAACATCATCACCGGTTTTAACGGTTCCCATTAAAGCGGTTGGTGGTGTGATTTTGTAGTCGGTCAATTTAAAAGAATAACTTCCTTCCAAAACAGATTGACCTCCTATTGTAGTTTCTTTGATTTTTAACGTTACCGATTTGGTTGCTCCTGCGATGGCGAATGTTCCGGTAAAATTCCAAGTACCATCAGCATTTTTAGTTGATGATTTTAAATCAAATTTTACAGTTTTAAATTGATTCGTTTTTAATGCTTTGTAGGCATTTTTGTCCATTCCGCCTTTACCACTTTTGATGCTTTCGGCCGGCATTTCTACTACTAGAGAATTAATAGTTATCAATTTATTTCCTTCAGCAGTTGCTACCAATTTTCCGGTAGCCGATTCTGAAACCATATCCCAATCGTGCAAACTGGAAGTTCCGGAAATTTTTAATTGTGGTTTTGCATCAAGTGTAAGTGTCTTTTGAGCGAAACCGAAGGTAGAAGTTGCTATGAAAATCAATAGCAAAATGCCTTTTTCTAGGTTGAATAATCGTTTCATAATTGTGAGGTT
Coding sequences within it:
- a CDS encoding queuosine precursor transporter; the protein is MFIASLVVSNLIFQKFFYWDFFGLYRFEISVGILPYPITFLITDIISEVYGKKKANQVVTTGIFASVFSLLIIYVANAAPAIENSPVDDVLFSKVFGQTALAVLASMIAYLAAQYIDIYIFHFWKKVTKGKMLWVRNNFSTFTSQFVDTFAVLFLLCSFKILSWDLFPGLLLSGFLFKVLIAILDTPVLYVAVYYFQKRFNLARGEELSLE
- a CDS encoding YceI family protein, whose product is MKRLFNLEKGILLLIFIATSTFGFAQKTLTLDAKPQLKISGTSSLHDWDMVSESATGKLVATAEGNKLITINSLVVEMPAESIKSGKGGMDKNAYKALKTNQFKTVKFDLKSSTKNADGTWNFTGTFAIAGATKSVTLKIKETTIGGQSVLEGSYSFKLTDYKITPPTALMGTVKTGDDVKISFTLKFK
- the sppA gene encoding signal peptide peptidase SppA — encoded protein: MKFLGNVLATIIGLFVFFMILFFGIMIVGAIAGSGSDVAKVESNSVLVLDMENVSLDYTGKFTDPWVTILNEEASVGLIDVLNAVDNAKTDDKIKGISILNSKSSLGLAQSKALRDKLIDFKKTGKFIVSYADYFTQGEYYINSVADTIYMNPVGEMDFKGLASEIMFFKDIQEKTGVKMEVIRHGKYKSAVEPFLENEMSDANREQISALLNSAWSSIVSDISKSRNISVDSLNSIANKLSARTPEMAKSKKLIDKIGYEDQYHDGIKKALKVKKDEDYKSIAIMDYAKNVSKTPQNVDSKDKIAIIYAQGEIMGGDGDVNVIGEGAMRTSLQEARKDEKVKAIVIRVDSPGGSALTSELIWREIELTKKVKPVVVSMGNLAASGGYYIACNADKIIAEPNTITGSIGVFGVLPNMTELSKKIGISTSQVKTHDHAIGYSPFKPIDEKFKEITTESVENIYTIFVNRVATGRKMTFEQVDAIAQGRVWTGTEALQNGLVDKLGGLDIALSEAATLAKIKKYKTENYPEFDKSFMQFLSDKNGIPFMKSKEAMIKEEIGEEAYQTLQQVKRTTARTGIQTLMPFELKIK
- a CDS encoding YceI family protein, translating into MRVFGLILVVTAALFSTPKDYLLVSTKQFTVQGTTSIGGFECNYDMNAKDTLFFNQPKRTKKISHSVPVKSFGCGNFILNNDFRKTLKEKEFPNVTIELSNFRKNNENYSCDLTLNLVGKQKIYKNLPLKYDRNQLIGNITLQFSDFNLTPPKKIGGMIKINEEIKLFVSLQTE
- a CDS encoding AsmA-like C-terminal region-containing protein; the encoded protein is MIKKILKGLGIFLLVVIIALAAAPFLFKDKIKQLVLKSINENVDANVAFENVSLSLFKSFPRANVTIDKLSIINKAPFEGDTLFYSGELNLKMSVKELFKSDGEAMELESFSSVDGIVNIIFNKDGIGNFDIAMKDDQEEKPSDSKPFAMNIQSYSIENLKFTFLDESSKIKMVVDKINHTGTGNFAASKLDLDTETNAMMSLDMDKTNYMKDVSLTLDAVLGIDLENSKYEFKDNEALINKLPLKFTGFIQLVEAGQQYDLTFNTPTSSFKNFLGLVPSAYKGDLDKIQTTGDFKVSGFAKGLYSETTIPKFNLEIASNNASFKFPDLPKKVENIVIDTKIKNETGLMNDTYVNIDNLSFKIDQDVFNAKANIRNVSENPLVDAALKGTINLGNLSKAYPIKLDTPLSGILKADVTTKFDMQSVEKEQYQNIQNAGLVSVTGFKYTDENGKGMNISEAIVQFNPSTLNLQKFAAQTGKSDINVNGILENFYGYLFNDQNLKGNFNMSSNQLAVNDFMTTEEPTKEGQKPSEAMKIPAFLDVTLNAKANTVLYDNLTLKDVSGKLIVKDERVTLENVKTNIFGGMIGVNGNVSTKTKVPTFAMNLDLSSVNISETFTQLDMMKSIAPIANIINGKLNSTIKLSGNLDAKEMTPDLKSLTGDLVGQLLSTTVNASNSTLLSALDNQVNFIDLKKVNLNDLKTSLSFENGKVNVKPFDIKYQDITLNVGGSHGFDQAMNYNVKFDVPAKYLGTEINSLIAKLSPADAAKVESIPITALLTGNFSNPKISTDTKQATTKLVNQLVDYQKQKLINQGTSALGNLLNQNKDPKDTTKTTTPATKEEVKTKTEEAVKDKVKEGLNSLFNKKKKE